One genomic window of Clostridioides sp. ES-S-0054-01 includes the following:
- a CDS encoding helix-turn-helix transcriptional regulator, which translates to MNEELILKNHLKTARAEKKLSQSQLAEMVGVSRNTISSIETGQFNPTAKLALILCIALDKKFEDLFYFE; encoded by the coding sequence ATGAATGAAGAATTAATATTAAAAAATCACTTAAAAACGGCAAGAGCAGAGAAAAAATTATCTCAAAGCCAACTAGCTGAAATGGTTGGAGTATCAAGAAACACGATTAGTTCAATAGAAACAGGTCAGTTTAATCCAACAGCAAAATTAGCACTTATTTTATGTATCGCTCTAGATAAAAAATTTGAAGATTTATTTTACTTTGAATAA
- the splB gene encoding spore photoproduct lyase: MFNPKRIIFEKDALDTDVGKSIYNKFKDKKDVEIINISSNRIKEHIPGENLYEQYRSGKQTMVVGIRKSMKFQTCKPSANYQLPLVSGCMGRCEYCYLNTQLGDKPFIRVFVNVDEILEQTKKYIEDRKPQVTIFEGAATSDPVPVEPYTNSLKKTIEFFGREEKGRFRFVTKYSDVDSLLDVEHNNHTEIRFSINTPRIIEGHEHYTASSNKRIESAVKLAKAGYQIGFIIAPVFLYEGWKEEYRSLIRNIKEALPKDFDKKIIFEVISHRYTTKAKNRILEIYPDTLLPMENEDRKFKYGQFGYGKYVYDKEQIDDMKDFFHKEINEVFKNSLIKYII; encoded by the coding sequence ATGTTTAATCCCAAAAGAATAATATTCGAAAAAGATGCCTTAGATACTGATGTCGGCAAAAGTATATATAATAAATTTAAAGATAAAAAAGATGTAGAGATAATTAATATATCGTCAAATAGAATTAAGGAACATATTCCAGGTGAAAATCTATATGAGCAATATAGAAGTGGAAAACAGACCATGGTAGTTGGGATTAGGAAAAGTATGAAGTTTCAAACATGTAAACCTTCTGCTAATTATCAACTACCACTTGTTAGTGGATGTATGGGAAGATGTGAATATTGCTATTTAAATACACAATTAGGAGATAAACCATTTATAAGGGTGTTTGTGAATGTAGATGAAATACTTGAACAAACAAAGAAATATATTGAAGATAGAAAACCACAAGTTACTATATTTGAAGGTGCAGCTACATCAGACCCAGTTCCAGTAGAACCGTATACTAATTCATTGAAAAAAACAATAGAGTTTTTTGGGAGAGAAGAAAAGGGAAGATTTAGATTTGTTACTAAATACAGTGATGTAGATAGCTTATTGGATGTCGAACATAATAATCATACAGAAATACGATTCAGTATAAACACTCCTAGAATTATAGAAGGACATGAACATTATACAGCGTCTTCTAATAAAAGAATAGAATCAGCTGTAAAACTTGCTAAAGCTGGTTATCAGATTGGTTTTATAATAGCACCTGTTTTTCTATATGAAGGTTGGAAAGAAGAATATAGAAGTCTTATTAGAAACATAAAAGAAGCTTTGCCAAAGGATTTTGATAAAAAAATTATATTTGAAGTTATATCTCATAGATATACAACTAAAGCAAAAAATAGAATATTAGAAATTTATCCAGATACACTATTACCAATGGAAAATGAAGATAGAAAGTTTAAATATGGTCAATTTGGATATGGTAAGTATGTATATGATAAAGAACAAATAGACGATATGAAAGATTTTTTTCATAAGGAAATAAATGAAGTATTTAAAAATAGCTTAATAAAATATATAATATAG
- a CDS encoding AraC family transcriptional regulator: protein MHAWESIQITLDLIEERLSEEISINKLANKANLSPFYYQRLFKRLVNKTVMEYIKLRRLAKASEHLAEHKNRILDVALSFGFESHETFTRSFKKAYGLTPEEYRTNPVKLNQFVKPELILNYIMVDEGVPLIADDIVIEVTRRKLSNPRTFIGIEGEIPICQLMGGETTGIATAKELWMELGNQKHNIPNQIPGGNEFAALYMGNAKEGNCMYMAGIEVESGTSVEGYSTFELPAKEYLVCGFEAENFNELVDSAVFKADKFMERWMRNHNLIATDFAIEMYYPTTPEVAYMEHWIIPVPIEQ from the coding sequence TTGCATGCATGGGAATCTATTCAAATCACATTAGACTTAATAGAAGAAAGGTTATCAGAAGAAATATCAATTAATAAGCTAGCAAATAAAGCGAACTTATCACCATTTTATTATCAAAGACTATTTAAAAGATTAGTCAATAAAACAGTAATGGAGTATATAAAACTTCGTCGTCTTGCAAAAGCTTCTGAACATTTAGCAGAACATAAGAATCGTATACTTGATGTAGCATTAAGTTTTGGATTTGAAAGTCATGAGACGTTTACACGTTCTTTTAAAAAAGCATATGGATTAACTCCAGAAGAATATAGAACAAATCCAGTAAAACTTAATCAGTTTGTTAAGCCAGAATTAATTTTAAATTATATTATGGTTGATGAAGGTGTGCCATTAATTGCAGATGATATAGTAATTGAAGTAACTCGCAGAAAATTGAGTAATCCAAGGACTTTTATTGGAATAGAAGGAGAAATACCTATTTGTCAGCTAATGGGAGGTGAAACAACTGGTATCGCAACAGCGAAGGAATTATGGATGGAACTTGGAAATCAAAAACATAATATACCAAATCAAATTCCAGGTGGAAATGAATTTGCTGCTCTTTATATGGGAAATGCAAAAGAAGGAAATTGTATGTATATGGCAGGTATAGAAGTGGAGTCAGGTACATCGGTGGAAGGATACAGTACTTTTGAGTTACCAGCTAAAGAGTATTTAGTATGTGGATTTGAAGCGGAAAATTTTAATGAGTTAGTTGATTCAGCTGTTTTTAAAGCGGATAAGTTTATGGAAAGATGGATGAGGAATCATAATTTAATAGCTACTGATTTTGCGATTGAAATGTATTATCCTACTACACCTGAAGTGGCATATATGGAACATTGGATTATTCCAGTGCCTATTGAACAATAG
- a CDS encoding pyridoxamine 5'-phosphate oxidase family protein → MKVLEFLNKAGVYYLATADENNQAHVRPLGFVMEYDGKLTFCTSNQKEMFKQLIFNPKVELCCIDQNLNTLRILGQAVFVTSKETQAKALEIMPSLSQMYSVGDGKFEIFSIDKAKISCCSMSGKKVDVEL, encoded by the coding sequence ATGAAAGTATTAGAATTTTTGAACAAAGCGGGAGTTTATTATTTAGCAACAGCTGATGAGAACAATCAAGCACATGTGCGTCCTCTAGGATTTGTTATGGAATATGATGGCAAGCTTACATTTTGCACATCTAATCAGAAGGAGATGTTTAAGCAACTTATTTTTAATCCAAAGGTTGAGCTTTGCTGTATAGACCAAAACCTTAATACTCTACGTATTTTGGGTCAAGCAGTATTCGTTACATCAAAAGAGACACAAGCTAAGGCACTTGAAATAATGCCAAGTTTAAGCCAGATGTACTCTGTAGGAGATGGCAAATTTGAAATATTTTCTATTGATAAGGCAAAAATTAGTTGTTGTTCAATGAGTGGTAAAAAAGTTGATGTAGAACTTTAA
- a CDS encoding IS256 family transposase — MKDIIVPDVDYQTEVKKCKTMEDVVGKNGLMQKLFKDVIQQLLDAEMEEHLGRNKYERKDMCDKNYRNGYSSKNVSSSFGEVNLDIPRDRNAEFEPKVVKKYETVCNELDKKIIGLYACGMSVRDIQSEMEELYGIDVSPSMISKITDKVVEAAAEWQSRTLESVYPIVYMDAMHFKVRDDNKIVSKAAYICMALDMTGKKDILGIWIGEAEGAKFWLSVCNDLRNRGLEDILIACMDGLKGLPEAIKTVYPDVSIQTCIVHQIRNSFKYIASKDQKEFMKDLKSVYKAFNEETALLNLDSLKEKWYQKYSVVIDSWYNNWSNLSTFFAYPEDIRRIIYTTNALEGFNRQLRKYTKVRTVFPTDESLRKSLYLSTMKIIEKWNSPNQNWSATLGQLTIMFGDRIPKNYII; from the coding sequence ATGAAAGATATAATTGTTCCAGATGTTGATTATCAAACAGAAGTTAAAAAATGCAAGACAATGGAAGATGTGGTTGGGAAAAATGGCCTTATGCAAAAACTATTCAAAGATGTTATTCAGCAACTATTAGATGCAGAAATGGAGGAGCATTTAGGTAGAAATAAATATGAAAGAAAAGATATGTGTGATAAAAATTATCGAAATGGATATAGTTCTAAAAATGTAAGTAGCAGTTTTGGAGAGGTAAATTTAGATATACCAAGAGATAGAAATGCTGAGTTTGAGCCGAAGGTTGTAAAAAAATATGAAACGGTTTGTAATGAACTAGATAAAAAAATAATTGGTCTTTATGCATGTGGCATGAGTGTAAGAGATATTCAATCAGAAATGGAAGAGCTGTATGGAATAGATGTATCACCATCAATGATATCTAAAATAACCGACAAGGTTGTGGAGGCTGCCGCCGAATGGCAAAGTAGAACTTTAGAATCAGTTTATCCAATTGTATATATGGATGCTATGCATTTTAAGGTAAGAGATGATAATAAAATAGTTTCTAAAGCTGCATATATATGTATGGCTTTAGATATGACTGGAAAAAAAGATATTCTAGGTATTTGGATAGGTGAAGCCGAAGGTGCTAAGTTTTGGTTATCAGTCTGCAATGACCTTAGAAATAGAGGGCTTGAAGATATATTGATTGCCTGTATGGATGGTCTAAAAGGACTTCCAGAAGCAATAAAAACGGTATATCCAGATGTAAGTATACAAACCTGTATAGTTCATCAAATTAGAAATAGTTTTAAATATATAGCATCAAAAGACCAAAAAGAATTTATGAAAGATTTAAAATCAGTTTACAAGGCATTTAATGAAGAAACAGCACTCTTGAACTTGGATTCCTTGAAGGAAAAATGGTATCAAAAATATTCAGTAGTAATAGATTCTTGGTATAATAATTGGAGTAATTTATCAACATTCTTTGCATACCCAGAAGATATTAGAAGAATTATATATACTACAAATGCACTGGAAGGTTTTAATAGGCAACTTAGAAAATATACTAAAGTCAGAACAGTATTTCCTACAGATGAGTCACTTAGAAAATCATTATACCTATCAACTATGAAAATTATTGAGAAATGGAACTCTCCAAATCAAAATTGGTCAGCTACATTAGGTCAACTTACAATAATGTTTGGAGATAGAATTCCTAAAAATTATATAATATAA
- a CDS encoding sigma 54-interacting transcriptional regulator — protein sequence MIQKKLSRKEKVLICLKRLTEEHLNLNNGIRFGFDAEYIATEVGINRSNASKELNQLIKESTIIKIKGKPVQYLYKESIESILGKKLNKGIFDNINSINEYSENDSIKDEYIVEGIKKENNIFNLIGCDGSLKSQIEQAKAAVIYPPKGLSTLIIGPTGVGKSIFAEYMYKYSLTIKEDSDNTPFIIFNCADYSDNQHLLLAQLFGYVKGAFTGADKDKYGLVHEANNGILFLDEVHRLSAEGQEMLFLLMDKGIYRRLGEANKVHECRVMIIAATTEDPETAMLDTFLRRIPVTIKIPSLEERGFQERMKLICYFFKEESIRIGVKLKVSKEVIKAFILYKCKGNIGQLKSDIQLICARAFLDYMTYKRECVYVRLSLLPNNIRESLYGNNRKEEFVQNFSFIGKDDITFLPEKKNFESENLLIENKKYDLDFYGMIKETWNKLQQEGIKESQIRSVIDEDIQKYSYNLMNTFIYNSSNQTAYNNIVNDSIATTVKYILQKHDKWSKREGLDKLIKAIALHIQNLIERIKIGNIVKHPNKDEIMKERAYEYNIAKEILSNVSLMYGVEFPEDEAIFLATFLYLSYVGLNEESIAILVIMHGESTASSMVNVANTLLDCNHAVAINMGLEDRVQDILVQAVEIANKIDKGKGILILTDMGSILTFAKVIHDATGKEVKAIDMVSTPIVIEATRKALTPEMTLEKLYFNIIESIKKHYGDMEITYAEKDNGGRYFDRLLIDNISKTLTFLNGEKAYFILKEVINRISEHYSLVIQDELLVKFIFHCSCMIERVIIKESLVYKLYEERIGRSKELYLVIKESFKLVEEIFDIIISDMEYANILDIFESQYDTDKFKS from the coding sequence ATGATACAAAAGAAGCTATCAAGGAAAGAAAAAGTTTTAATTTGCTTGAAAAGGTTAACAGAAGAACACTTGAACCTTAATAATGGCATTAGATTTGGATTTGATGCAGAATATATTGCTACTGAAGTAGGTATAAATAGAAGTAATGCTAGTAAGGAATTAAATCAATTAATAAAGGAAAGTACTATTATAAAGATAAAGGGAAAACCTGTTCAGTACTTATATAAAGAAAGTATTGAGAGTATTTTAGGAAAGAAACTAAATAAAGGGATATTTGATAATATTAACTCTATAAACGAATATAGTGAAAATGATTCTATCAAAGATGAGTATATTGTAGAGGGTATAAAAAAAGAGAACAATATTTTTAATTTAATAGGCTGTGACGGAAGCTTAAAGTCCCAGATAGAGCAAGCTAAAGCAGCAGTAATATATCCACCTAAGGGGTTGAGTACATTAATAATAGGACCTACAGGAGTTGGTAAATCTATATTTGCAGAATATATGTATAAGTATAGTTTAACTATAAAAGAAGATAGTGATAATACACCATTTATCATATTTAACTGTGCTGATTATTCTGATAATCAGCACTTATTATTAGCACAGCTTTTTGGATATGTAAAAGGAGCATTTACTGGAGCTGATAAAGATAAGTATGGTCTTGTACATGAGGCTAATAATGGAATATTATTTTTAGATGAAGTTCATAGGTTATCTGCAGAGGGGCAAGAAATGCTATTTCTGCTTATGGATAAAGGTATATATAGAAGGTTAGGAGAGGCTAATAAGGTACATGAGTGTAGGGTTATGATAATTGCAGCTACTACAGAAGACCCAGAGACAGCAATGTTGGATACGTTTTTAAGAAGAATACCTGTAACTATAAAGATTCCATCTTTAGAGGAAAGAGGTTTTCAAGAGAGAATGAAGCTTATATGTTATTTTTTTAAAGAAGAAAGTATTAGGATTGGTGTTAAGTTAAAGGTTTCAAAAGAAGTTATTAAGGCATTTATTTTATATAAGTGTAAGGGAAATATAGGACAATTAAAAAGTGACATACAATTAATTTGTGCAAGAGCTTTTTTAGATTATATGACCTATAAAAGGGAATGTGTATATGTAAGACTCTCTCTTCTACCAAACAATATTAGAGAATCATTATATGGAAATAATAGAAAAGAGGAGTTTGTACAAAACTTCAGTTTTATTGGGAAAGATGATATTACTTTTTTACCAGAAAAAAAGAATTTTGAAAGTGAAAATTTATTAATAGAAAATAAAAAATATGATTTAGATTTCTATGGAATGATAAAAGAAACTTGGAATAAACTTCAACAAGAAGGTATTAAAGAGTCACAAATTAGAAGCGTTATAGATGAAGATATACAGAAGTATTCCTATAATTTAATGAATACTTTTATATATAATAGTAGTAATCAAACAGCCTATAACAATATTGTTAATGATTCAATTGCAACTACTGTGAAGTATATTTTACAAAAGCATGATAAATGGAGCAAAAGAGAAGGATTAGATAAATTAATAAAAGCTATAGCCTTACATATTCAGAATTTAATTGAAAGAATAAAGATTGGAAACATAGTAAAGCACCCTAATAAAGATGAAATTATGAAGGAAAGAGCATATGAATATAACATAGCAAAGGAAATATTATCTAACGTGTCGTTAATGTATGGAGTTGAGTTTCCAGAAGATGAAGCAATTTTTTTAGCAACGTTTCTTTATTTATCTTATGTGGGATTAAATGAGGAGAGTATAGCAATATTAGTTATAATGCATGGAGAATCTACGGCATCTAGCATGGTGAATGTAGCTAATACTTTACTGGATTGTAACCATGCAGTGGCAATCAATATGGGATTAGAAGATAGAGTTCAGGATATTTTAGTCCAAGCTGTAGAAATAGCCAATAAAATTGACAAAGGAAAGGGAATTTTAATTCTAACTGATATGGGGTCTATTTTAACATTTGCTAAAGTTATTCATGATGCTACTGGAAAAGAAGTAAAAGCAATAGATATGGTAAGTACACCTATTGTAATAGAAGCAACTAGAAAGGCTCTAACTCCGGAAATGACATTAGAGAAATTATATTTTAATATTATAGAATCTATAAAGAAACATTATGGAGATATGGAAATTACATATGCTGAAAAAGATAATGGTGGTAGATATTTTGATAGATTACTAATTGATAATATTAGTAAAACTTTGACTTTTTTAAATGGGGAAAAGGCTTATTTTATATTAAAAGAAGTAATTAATAGAATTAGCGAACATTATTCTTTAGTAATCCAAGATGAGCTTTTAGTAAAGTTTATATTTCATTGTTCATGTATGATTGAAAGAGTAATAATAAAAGAGTCTTTAGTTTATAAATTATATGAAGAAAGAATTGGTAGAAGTAAAGAATTATATTTAGTTATAAAAGAAAGTTTTAAGCTTGTAGAAGAGATATTCGATATAATTATTTCAGATATGGAATATGCAAATATATTAGATATATTTGAATCACAGTATGATACAGATAAATTCAAAAGTTGA
- a CDS encoding helix-turn-helix transcriptional regulator codes for MNLDNEKNMTTNIEELTCPIRYALDIVGGKWKLPIICMLAVDNPIRYSSIKRKLDGITNTMLAQSLKDLESDGIIHRKQYNEIPPKVEYTLTSKGKSIVPILQQLANWGASNMQEKNMCGLSCKECRKRK; via the coding sequence ATGAATTTAGATAATGAAAAGAATATGACTACAAATATTGAAGAATTAACCTGTCCAATACGCTATGCATTAGATATTGTCGGTGGTAAGTGGAAATTACCTATTATATGTATGTTAGCAGTTGATAATCCGATTAGATATAGTAGCATAAAAAGAAAACTAGATGGAATTACAAATACTATGTTAGCTCAATCATTAAAAGACTTAGAGTCTGATGGCATTATTCATCGTAAACAATATAATGAAATCCCTCCAAAAGTTGAATATACATTGACAAGTAAAGGTAAAAGTATTGTGCCTATTTTACAACAACTTGCTAATTGGGGAGCTAGCAATATGCAAGAAAAAAATATGTGTGGACTTAGTTGTAAGGAATGTCGAAAAAGAAAGTAA
- a CDS encoding PTS sugar transporter subunit IIB translates to MSLVKYCRCDDRLIHGQVIYKWVKYLGVKKIVVVDDETTNDVIAKGLVKMAAPKNIDLSILTVSESRRYFYNNQADDNVFVLIKNLDTANRMREEGIDIKKLIIGRIPTGIGKKKISQNVYINKKEFLLIDKFIKKNINVSIQMVPDEEEVELNHSINRYKGEFV, encoded by the coding sequence ATGTCTTTAGTAAAATATTGCAGATGTGATGATAGATTAATACATGGTCAAGTGATATATAAATGGGTTAAGTATCTAGGTGTTAAAAAAATAGTAGTAGTAGATGATGAAACAACCAATGATGTTATTGCTAAAGGTTTGGTAAAAATGGCAGCACCAAAGAATATTGATTTATCAATATTAACTGTAAGTGAATCAAGGAGGTATTTTTATAATAACCAAGCTGATGATAACGTTTTTGTATTAATTAAAAACTTAGATACTGCAAATAGAATGAGAGAAGAAGGAATTGATATTAAAAAACTTATTATTGGAAGAATACCTACAGGAATAGGAAAAAAGAAAATATCTCAAAATGTATACATTAATAAAAAAGAGTTTCTTTTAATAGATAAATTTATTAAAAAAAATATAAATGTATCAATTCAAATGGTACCTGATGAGGAAGAAGTAGAATTAAATCATAGTATTAATCGCTATAAAGGAGAGTTTGTTTAA
- the htpG gene encoding molecular chaperone HtpG, producing the protein MEFEKGSISIHTENIFPIIKKWLYSDKDIFIRELISNGCDAVSKHKRLVSLGEISENKSPDYKITVSVNKGEGTLKFIDNGIGMTEEEIKKYINQVAFSGAEDFFNKYKDKMEESNDIIGHFGLGFYSAFMVSKKVQIDTLSYTEGATPVRWISEGGTEYEISESDTRNDRGTTITLFIDDDSKEFLDEFTVRGIIDKYCSFLPVEIYLEDVERLEREAKEAEEKAKKQKEDGKEEEVVDAKVIEPLNDTNPLWLKSPKDCTDEEYKEFYRKVFHVFDEPLFWIHLNVDYPFNLKGILYFPKLKNEFELTEGKVKLYNNQVFVADNIKEVIPEFLLLLKGVIDCPDLPLNVSRSFLQNDRDVSKISKHIIKKVADKLKSLCKNEREEYNKFWDDIQIFIKYGCLKDESFYEKVKECILFKTIDDEYITLQDYLEKCKDKHENKVFYVSDKEQQSQYIKLFKEYDLNAVVLNSSIDTHFISFMEYKENGVKFNRIDADLSDVLKDKNENKDGEENKEEIAKIEDLFKEAVGERVKNYSVEGLKNEDTPAMVLVSEQSIRMAEMQSRFAGMDLGMNFEEEKTLVINENSPIIKKLVSLKDDDEKKDKITLICNQIADLALLSNKELKPDELDSFVQRSNKLMNMLIEL; encoded by the coding sequence ATGGAGTTTGAAAAAGGGAGTATTTCAATTCATACAGAAAATATTTTTCCTATAATTAAAAAATGGTTATATTCTGATAAAGACATATTTATAAGAGAACTTATAAGTAATGGATGTGATGCAGTAAGTAAACACAAAAGACTTGTATCATTAGGAGAAATATCAGAAAATAAGTCACCAGATTATAAAATTACAGTATCTGTAAATAAAGGAGAAGGTACACTTAAATTTATCGACAATGGAATTGGTATGACTGAAGAAGAAATAAAAAAATACATAAATCAAGTTGCTTTTTCAGGTGCTGAAGATTTCTTTAATAAATATAAGGATAAAATGGAAGAGTCAAATGATATAATAGGTCATTTTGGATTAGGATTTTATTCTGCATTCATGGTGTCTAAAAAGGTACAAATAGACACACTTTCATATACAGAAGGAGCAACTCCTGTAAGATGGATATCTGAAGGTGGTACAGAATATGAAATATCTGAATCAGATACTAGAAATGATAGAGGAACTACTATAACACTATTTATTGATGATGATAGTAAGGAGTTTTTAGATGAATTTACTGTAAGAGGGATAATAGATAAATACTGTTCTTTCCTACCAGTAGAAATATATTTAGAAGATGTTGAAAGATTGGAAAGAGAAGCTAAGGAAGCAGAAGAAAAAGCTAAAAAACAAAAGGAAGATGGAAAAGAAGAAGAAGTTGTAGATGCAAAAGTAATTGAACCTTTAAATGACACTAACCCTCTATGGTTAAAATCTCCAAAAGACTGTACTGATGAGGAATATAAAGAGTTTTATAGAAAAGTATTCCATGTATTTGATGAACCGTTATTTTGGATACATCTAAATGTAGATTATCCTTTTAACTTAAAGGGTATACTTTACTTCCCTAAATTAAAAAATGAATTTGAATTGACTGAGGGAAAAGTAAAGTTATACAACAATCAAGTGTTTGTGGCTGACAATATAAAAGAAGTTATACCAGAATTTTTACTTTTATTAAAAGGTGTTATAGACTGCCCAGATTTACCATTAAATGTATCAAGAAGTTTCTTACAAAATGACAGAGATGTAAGTAAAATTTCTAAACATATAATTAAAAAAGTAGCTGATAAGTTAAAATCTCTTTGTAAAAATGAAAGAGAAGAATACAATAAATTCTGGGATGATATACAAATATTTATTAAATATGGTTGCTTAAAAGATGAAAGTTTCTATGAGAAAGTAAAAGAATGTATATTATTTAAAACTATTGATGATGAATATATAACATTACAAGATTATCTAGAAAAATGTAAGGATAAACATGAAAATAAAGTATTTTATGTAAGTGATAAGGAGCAACAATCGCAATACATTAAATTATTTAAAGAATACGACTTAAATGCTGTTGTGTTAAACTCATCAATAGATACTCATTTTATTTCATTTATGGAATATAAAGAAAATGGTGTGAAGTTTAATAGAATAGATGCAGACCTTTCTGATGTATTAAAAGATAAGAATGAAAATAAAGATGGTGAAGAAAACAAAGAAGAGATAGCCAAGATAGAAGACTTATTTAAAGAAGCTGTTGGAGAAAGAGTTAAGAATTATTCTGTAGAAGGATTGAAAAATGAAGACACTCCAGCTATGGTGTTAGTATCGGAACAATCTATTAGAATGGCAGAAATGCAATCAAGATTTGCTGGAATGGATTTAGGAATGAACTTTGAGGAAGAAAAGACTCTTGTTATAAATGAAAACAGTCCAATAATCAAAAAATTAGTTTCTCTTAAAGATGATGATGAAAAGAAAGATAAGATTACACTTATCTGTAATCAGATAGCAGATTTAGCTTTACTTTCTAATAAAGAATTAAAACCAGATGAATTAGATTCATTCGTTCAAAGAAGTAATAAACTTATGAACATGTTAATAGAGTTATAA
- a CDS encoding PTS sugar transporter subunit IIB, whose product MAKITLVRVDHRLIHGQVITKWVKIAQAQKIIIVDDFLGQDEFMADIYKMAAPSGVEVDILTAEDAGQAFQNNTLGDKNIFILFKNVDMANKAYKAGLKYEKIQLGGIPNEAGKKMVFTAVSLGNEDVEQLNELNEDGVEIVLQVIPEESSMTYENALKKFK is encoded by the coding sequence ATGGCAAAAATAACATTAGTAAGAGTAGATCACAGATTAATTCATGGACAAGTTATAACAAAATGGGTGAAAATCGCTCAAGCTCAAAAAATAATAATAGTTGATGACTTCTTAGGTCAAGATGAATTTATGGCTGACATATATAAAATGGCAGCGCCATCAGGAGTAGAAGTAGATATTTTAACAGCAGAAGATGCAGGACAAGCATTCCAAAACAATACTTTAGGAGATAAAAATATATTTATTCTATTTAAGAACGTTGATATGGCAAATAAGGCGTATAAGGCTGGACTTAAATATGAAAAGATTCAATTAGGAGGTATCCCAAATGAAGCAGGAAAGAAGATGGTATTTACAGCTGTTTCATTAGGAAATGAAGATGTAGAACAACTAAATGAACTTAATGAAGATGGGGTTGAAATAGTTTTACAAGTTATACCAGAGGAATCATCTATGACATATGAAAATGCGTTAAAGAAATTTAAATAA
- a CDS encoding PTS sugar transporter subunit IIA produces the protein MIGIIVMTHGSFSEEIIKSCELIAGPAERTAALKLNRNDNIEDLNRNFVEKLNELDEGDGVLVLADLLGGSPSNVASLNLKKGGKFHALTGVNLTMLLEALINREGKSLEELAEACIEAGKTGINHINKVLSSM, from the coding sequence GTGATAGGTATAATAGTTATGACTCATGGGAGTTTTAGTGAAGAAATTATAAAAAGCTGTGAACTTATTGCAGGACCAGCAGAAAGAACAGCAGCACTTAAACTAAATAGGAATGATAATATTGAAGACTTAAATAGAAATTTTGTAGAAAAGTTAAATGAATTAGATGAAGGTGACGGAGTTTTAGTATTAGCTGACCTATTAGGAGGTTCACCAAGTAATGTTGCAAGTTTAAACCTTAAAAAAGGTGGAAAGTTTCATGCACTTACTGGAGTAAATCTTACAATGCTACTTGAAGCTTTAATTAATAGAGAGGGAAAAAGTTTAGAAGAGTTAGCAGAGGCATGTATTGAAGCGGGGAAAACTGGTATAAATCATATTAATAAAGTTCTTAGCTCAATGTAA
- a CDS encoding PTS mannose transporter subunit IIC, which produces MNKYKAIILCHGTWGKVLIEEANKNFGLSNQYEVLSLSSEKDVSVFMKEVEEVVDKEDVKIIIADLYGGSTSSIAISVAIRRGIDAINGLSLQTILIVDEELSKEDKVHTLPERIVKKNNNLCVDLIKEFKKI; this is translated from the coding sequence ATGAATAAATATAAGGCAATCATACTTTGCCATGGAACTTGGGGAAAGGTATTAATAGAAGAAGCAAATAAAAATTTTGGATTATCAAATCAATACGAAGTTTTATCACTAAGCTCTGAAAAAGATGTTTCTGTATTCATGAAAGAGGTTGAAGAAGTAGTAGATAAAGAGGATGTGAAAATTATAATAGCAGATTTGTATGGGGGATCTACATCAAGTATTGCAATATCTGTTGCTATAAGAAGAGGGATAGATGCAATAAATGGACTTAGCTTACAGACAATTTTAATCGTAGATGAAGAATTAAGCAAAGAAGATAAAGTACATACATTACCAGAAAGAATCGTCAAAAAAAATAATAACCTTTGTGTGGATTTAATTAAGGAATTTAAAAAAATATAA